Within the Halorhabdus rudnickae genome, the region AACAGAGCAAAACTCTCTCATTGGTAAGGAAGACCTGGGACGGAGTGTATTTATCGAGCGACTGAAAAGCAATCAGTAGTCCGGTAGACGCGACATTGACCGTGCGATATGACGGATATCCCGGCTGACTTCCGAGCGGTTCTTCGTACGCTCGTTAACCCGCCGATATACTTGGTCAGCGTCCATATCGATTCACACCTAATCTATGGCCTTAGTGTTGATGATTCTTACGGTGCCATATATCCGGTACTCTGCCGGATATCAACGCGTCAGATGACATCACCTCGTTCCAGTTGATCGACGATAATTTGTAAAGCTTCATAATCTACGTCCTTTTCGGTGACAGTTCGCTTGATGGCGGTTTGAATCCGCTTTTGCTTCGGTTGATAAGATGGGGCTCGACGGAAGAACTCACGGAAAGTCGCCGCGTATTCAAGCCACTGAGCATCTTTATCACCAACAAGATTAGCAAAGGCCTCTGCATTGAACCCAGAAAGAGCATTTGAACTTGCAGATATTTCGTTGAGATTGGAGTAGTAGTCCTCAGCGAGTGGTGGTGAATACGGTCCTCGAAGGTGCATTCCGTAACGATACCCATGATCAAAGCCGAAGTCTTCAGCGAGGAGAACATACTTTTGCAGCCGGAATCGGTCCTCAAAAGACTCCAAATCGAAAGTACAATTCAGATGAGACTCAATAGCATCTAGAAATGCCTTGAGTTCATCGACGTTGGACTGGTTGTTCATGTAGCTAGGTCAGGGTTGAGCATGCATTTAGGTATTGCCTCTATCTAGCAGCTAGAGAAAAGAGCCGGCTGAACAGCAGACGGCTGTCGCCGGTCACCTTTCAGGTTCCGTCCCACAACGCTGGATTCGACAGCGCGGATGCCAAAGCGTACTTATCGGGTGTTCGAATATGTGACTAGTACGCAGTAGCATAGATATGCGTGTGATAATCGCTGGCGCTGGGCAGGTCGGCCGAAGAGTTGCAGCCAAACTCGATGGGGCTCACGATGTCGTTGTGATCGATACTGATGCAGACCGGATCGATAGCCTTGGCTACGAACTAGATGTCCTCACGGCTCTCGGTGACAGTTCGACGATCGAAACACTGGAGGAAGCCGGTATCGCGGACGCTGATCTGCTCATCGCGAGTACAGACAGCGACGAAATCAATATCCTGACGTGTGAGACGGCGAAAGCACTGAGTGACGTCACGACCGTCGCACGCGTCAGACAACTCAAATATATCGAAACGTGGGATCGTGCAGACGACGTGTTCGGTGTTGACTTCATGGTCGGGACGAATCTGTTGACTATCGGGGCAGCCGTCGGCGGGACGGGCCTGGAAGCAGCGAACAGCTTCGATGTCTTCGCCGGCGGGACCGTCCACGTAGCCGAATTCGAGGTCGATCCAGGGGGTTCGCTCGTCGGGCTCACGGTCGAGGAAGCCGACACGTTCGAGGGATTGACCTTCGGCGCTCTCGTCCGATCGGGAACGACCATCGTTCCGACTGGTTCGACCCAGATCGAAGCAGGCGACGGTATCATCGTCATGGGAAAGCCCGAATCAGTCCATACGCTTGGCACCCAACTCAGTCAGGAGAAACCAGCCACGCAAAACGTCCTGATTGTCGGTGGGAGTGATATCGGATATCACACTGCGCGACTGCTTGAGGAACGGGGGCTTCGCCCGCACCTGCTGGAGAGGGACCCTGACCGCGCACGCGAACTGTCCGAACGGCTCTCGGCGACGACTGTCCGCAACACGGACCCGACAACTCGGGACTTTCTGGAGACCGAGCGAGCCGCAGACATCGACGTTGTTGTTGCGGCACTCGATCAGGATAGCGAAGCGAACCTCCTTGCAGCGCTCCGGGCAAAACGGATGGGTGTCGATCGTTCGGTCGCAATCGTCGATCACGGTGACTACGTAGACCTGTTCGAGACGGCCGGTGTTGACGTTGCGGTAAACCCGCGGCGAGCGACTGCCGAAGAAATCATCGAATTTGCCCGGGATCAGGATACGCAGAACGTTGCCTTGCTGGAGGACAATCACGCCGAGGTGATCGAAATACGGATCGACACGGAGAGTGCCCTCGCAGGGCGTCCGATCGCGGAGGCGATCGCCGATTTCCCACCTGGTGTCGTGATCGGTGCGATCACTCGCCACGGGAGCTTTCTGAGGCCCCGTGGCGATACGGTCGTCAAACCGGGAGATCATGTCGTCGTTCTCGCTGACAGTGATGGCATCGAAGACGTAATGCAGCGCCTATGAGCGGACCTGCCTCTCGGTGTGGCCGACTGTCTCCCACTCAACCTGCTCTCAGACAGGATGTGGAGGTGACCTGATGCATCTGAATGTTAACTGGCGACAGAGCTGTGCGCTCGTCGGGACTGTCCTCAAGTATCTCGCCGTCACGATGCTCATTCCGCTCTTCGTCGCGGTCATCTATGGGAACGACGTGGATGTGTTTCTTGCATCGGTCGTGATTACTGCTGGACTCGGTGTGTCACTGGAACGGAGTGCCGACGTTGACGACCTCGGAGCGGAGGAGGCGCTCTTGTTCGTGACGCTCGCCTGGGTCGGCGTGTCCGTCGGTGGGGCCGTGCCATATTTGCTGGAAGGCCTCGGGACGGCATCGACGGTCGGACTCTCCCTCGAATCGCCGGGCGCACTGGTCGCCTCGATCGTCAACGCTCTGTTCGAATCGACATCAGGATTTACAACGACAGGGGCGACTGTGCTCGGCGATATATCGTTCGAGCGACATTCACACGCCCTGCTCATGTATCGGCAACTGACACAGTGGCTCGGTGGGATGGGCATCATCGTCCTCATGGTCGCAATCTTGCCCGAACTGGCGGTCAACGGCGCACAGCTGATCGACGCAGAGGCGCCGGGCCCGGAACTGAAGAAACTCACCCCACAGATCGCCGAAACGGCACGCATCCTCTGGCTCGTGTACGCCGGATTCACCGCCCTGTTGATCTGTTTGCTCTACGCGCTCCATCTGCTCGGCGCTGCCCCAGAGATGAATCTGTACAACGCGATCGCGCACGGATTCACGACGCTCCCGACCGGTGGGTTCTCCCCGCAGGCCAAGAGTATCGCATTCTTCTCGCCGGCCGTACAGTGGCTCGTCATCCCGTTTATCGTCATCGCAGGGACGAACTTCGCGCTCTTTTATTTCGTTCTCAAGGGGCAGTTCGTCGAGGTGTTCCAGAATCGGGAATTCCAGGGGTACATCGGTGCAATCGTCGGTGTCGCGCTCGTTCTCTGGGCGCTGTTGTTCAATGGCGCTGCACCCGCGCTCGAACTGGGTGGGGTTACTGGGGGTGTTGTCGAGAATTCACTGCGACAGGCCCTGTTCCAGACCGTGACCCTGCTCAATTCCACCGGCTTCGCGACGAGTGACTTCGCCCAATGGAACGAAGCGGGCCAGTTCCTCCTCCTGGCAGTGATGTTCATCGGCGGGTCGGCAGGGTCGACGGGTGGCGGTGTCAAGGTGATCCGCTGGCTGGTCATCTTCAAAGCCGCACGCCGACAGCTCTCGTCGACAGTGTATCCCGATGTCGTGGAGCCAGTCCGTCTCGGCGGACAGGTCATCGACGAGAAGGTCGTGCGGGGGATCTTCGCATTCACCTTCCTCTATCTGTTCATCTTTGCCGTCTCCGCGGTGGTCATCGCGCTCGATTCGGGGCGTGTGGGGCTTGATTTGACGACGATCGAGGCACTCAGTGCGAGTATCGCGACCATCGGGAACATCGGCCCTGGCTTCGGGATGCTCGGGCCGTTCGGGAGCTATCTGGAGTTTCCCGAGACGTCGAAACTCCTCATGATCGTGCTGATGTGGCTTGGACGACTCGAAGTGGTTCCAGTGCTCGTGTTGTTCACTCGCTCGTTCTGGGAGTGGTGAAACCGTCGCGCTCGGTCTGAGGACCGACTCCTTTCCCGCCATCCGAACTGTGTAATGGTCTTCCGATAATGCCCGACAAGCGCCCTGTCTTTTCCACATGAGTCTTGACAATCCCTGGACAGACAGGCCAATAGAATCCGTCTAAAACGCGCTCAAGAGCCGCTATATGATGCCCATCTCGTCGAGTCGCTCGGGCAGATACGTATCAGTCACGGAGTCAAGCCCGTAGGAGGCCAAAGCCTGCTGTTCGGACTCCAGCGCGTTGATGTCTGAATCCGCGAGGGGAACGGTCGGCAGAAAATCATCGAAACCGCGCTGTTCGACGTGCTGGACGCGATTTCCGTCTTCCCCGGGTCCGGCGCTCCAAAGGACGACGGCACCTTCCTGCAGGACTGTTTCGTCCTCCCCGACGGCTCAACGGCCGAGGACTTCGCGTACTGCCTGCATACGGACATCGGCGAGGGGTTCCTCCACGCCCACGACGCCCGTTCGGAACGCCAGGTCGGCGCGGAGACGGAACTCGATCATTGTGATGTTGTCGAGATCACGACGGCGAACTGACTCAGTGGAGACGGGTTTCTGCATATAGGAAGCGTGGGATAGAACCATTTACGGCCAATTTCGACGATGCAACTAGGGAGGGGAGAAACGGCTGGGATGGACATAGCTCTAGAAAGCAGTGTAAGAGACAGCGCATGGGTTCACCAGTATGCACCCATCTTTCTTCGTTGAACGGCTGAACTAGCTGTTAGGCAGCAGCCACTTAGTTACTATCTTCACTGGAGTATGGAGTGAAAACTGGAAGGGGTCGATCAGGGTCGTTACGCTCTATGTTGGATAGGAATTGCTGAGTTTTGTTGACCAAGTCCGCTCTTGTTTCGAATTCGATTGTGTCAATCTTGAAAGTAGACGGAATTTCATCGATACTGGCGCTACTGAACCCTTCAGTCTTGAAAATCCGAAATCGCTCCCGGGGCTTGCGAACGGGTTCTTGATTCCCTCTTCGGAGGTGAAATTCACCAAGTATGGTCCCGACCTCTGCACCAACACCTGTCGTAAGACCAGCATCTGAAAAGACGAACACTACAGCATCACTCACTGCCGCGAAGGCAACCGATTGATCAAGGACAGACATCGCTTCCTCATCGTCACTTGCTTCTGCGTCAGTTGGGATGGTAACGTCTGTCGCAAGAAAAGCATGTACTCCGAATCGGTCGCGATAGGCCTGGCAGAGATCTTCGAGAGCTAATTTGAAGCTTCCACGCTCATCAGCAGTGATGTGACTCTCAGGTTCGAACAAGGGGTCGTTGATGAACGGCGATTGAAGCTGGTCTCCGTCTGAATAGGCGTACGTGGCATCAAATGCGGTGTACGGTCCCATCACGAATACGTAGAAATCATCCTCAAGTTTCGATGAGTCTGGTTGGGGGACATCCTGTTGTATCCGTGAAAAAACAGACTCACTTTCAAACGTGAATCCGTAATTCCGGCTATTCATTGTCACTGCGTTCACCCGGAAAACCCGTATAAGTGTTGTTTCGACGTAAAGGTAAGTTAGTTTAGTTAATAACCGTTAACCTAATTAGGGAAGACAACGTACATCAGACTGTGATGACAGGGACCCTAGAGCAAAAACTTTTCACCGAACTGGATGAGGGAAATGTAATTCAATACGTCGAGCAGCGACTTTTCGGTGAGAAAATCGATTCTCTAACCCCACATATTGAGCGGAAAAAGGCACTCGCGGAACCGACACGATATAGTATCGTATACTTGCTGTACGAATACGGAGAGATATCCAGGAAACGTCTCGCCGCAGAAACCGGCCGCGACAGTAATGACTTACAGCACCATCTCAACGACCTCCTTGACACGAACCTGATCGCAGAGATTCCGGCTCCAGAGGACGCTGATGGGCGACAAACGTACTACCGTATCACGACCCTTGGGAAGCAAGAAATTGCCAGTGATATCGAGCATATCGTTGGAGGCCTCGCTCACGAAAACCGGTTTAGGGCTCTAGGAGACCCAGAGTTGGTTGATGAGCGGTCTGACAGCGGGGATAGAAGACGAGCACTCGTGGCAGCTACCGAGGAGGGAGTGGAGGAACTGGATAATCGCCGTAGAGACCTCCGGTCCCGGTGGAAAGATTTCCAACAAGTGGCCAGTCAGGAGTGATTGAAACGCATGACTACGAATATCGGCTTGATATTCGATTTTGACGATACACTTGCTCCAGACTCAACTACGCAACTACTGAAAGAATACGGGGTTGATCCAGAAGAATTCTGGTTTTCAGAATTTCAATCGCGTGTGAGGGAAGGATACGACCCAACTGTCGCGTATCTATCCTTATTGGTCGATAAGGTCGGCGATGACCAGCCGTTTGGAGAACTGACTATTGAGGACCTCGAAGCGTTTGGTGCGGATATATCTAAGACACTCTATTCGGGGATTCCTCGACTCTTTGACGACATCGATTCCATTGCAGACGAATACGAGGAGGTCACTATTGACTACTATATCCTCTCAGAGGGACTCGAACCGATAATCCAAGGTACTGAGATCGCGGATCGATGCGAGGCAGTGTATGCCTCTCAGCTAGATGCTAATTCTGAAGGCATCATTCAACGCATCCAACGACCAATATCGTTCACTGATAAGACGCGGTATCTCTACGAAATCAATAAAGGAATCACTCCTGAAGATGCCAAAGATAATCCGTACGAAGTCAATACCCTCGTAGATCCTGAGGAGCGACGGGTCCCGTTTGAGAACATGATATATATTGGCGATGGAATTACCGATATTCCGTGCTTCTCGTTGGTAAAGGATCGTGGAGGTCGCGTCTTTGGCGTAATTAACAGCGATGGCGAAGGTGAGGAAGGATCAGCGAAACAACGTGCTATCAGAGATATTGGATCACCGAGGAGAGCCGGGAATCTGAACGATCCGATGTATGGCGAAAGTGGTCGATTGGGTTCACTACTCCGGTTGACTATCGAAGGGATATGTACTGATCGGACGATCGATGAACTTGAGGCTCTCTGAGAGTGCTTTGGCCCACTATTTGTTTGTCAATTAGTCCTCATTTGACCTTCCTAATCACTTCCGATGGCGACTGACCGTTTGTCAATACGCGCCCTGGTCTCTTCCTCACGACTCTTGCAATTCTTCTGTATAGACAGACCAACAGAATCCCTCTCAAACACGCCCAAGAGCCGCTATATAATGCCCATCTCGTCGAGTCGCTCGGGCAGATACGTGTCGGTCACGAAGTCCAAGCCATACGAAGCCAGGGCCTGCTGTTCGGATTTCTTCTCGATGTCGAGCTGGAGTTCGATCTGTTCCTCCCAGTAGTCGGTCTGGAAGCGCGGGTCCTCGAGTTCGGACTCCAGGGCGTTGATGTCCGAGTCCGCGAGTGGATCGGTCGGCAGGTCGTACTCGACGATGTCCTCGGGCTGGACGCCGATGAACTGCGCTTCGGGCGTCGCGAGGTATTTCGAGAGGTGGGCCGACTTGATCGATCCATACGCAACGGAGCCGTAGATTCGATACGACCAGGGGTCACCGTCAGTGAACACCGTCACCGGCAAGTCGAGTTCGTCGTGCAGTCGCTTGGTCAGCCGCCGGGTCGCACGGGCGGGCTGGCCGCCCAGGTGGACGACGATGGCGTCGTGCTCGTCGTCGAATCCGTTCTCGACGAGCCGATCGCGCATCCCGCCGGTCTCGACACAGAGGACGAACTCCGCATCGTTGTCCAGAAACTCGATGGTGTCTGGGTCGTTGGGGATCTGGTAGCCGCCCTGCCCGACATCGTGCTGGCAGTGGATCTCTCTGTCCCCACGGTTGGTCTGCTCGCGGAGGCGCAACGGCCCCATCACCTTCGCGCCGGATTCCTCGGGGCGCATGTGGAATTCCTCGCGACGCACGTCTGAGACGATCTCTAAGTCCTCGATGAGTTGATTTGACTCGTCTTGGCTGTTGAACTGGGCCTCGTCCAGGTCCCAGGACTCGCTGAGGTAGTACAGTTCACGCAACGTCGAGGAACGGTCTTCTTCGAGCTGATTGGCGAGGAAATCGATCGAATAGATGACCTTCAGGAGTTTCTGGGCACCCCGGACGCTGTTGGCCGAGCGGGTACTCTTCCGATCGCCGTAGACCCAGACTTTCTGTTCGGGATCGTACTCGATGTTGCTCTTCGTCCGCGTGGGGACATCCATGTGTGGGACGTCGCCCTGGTCGAATTGGTCGTAGAACTGCGCCGCCAGCGCGAGCAACCGCTCACGTGCGTCCCCTTCTGTCGCCGCTCCCGTCTCGTCTGTGTCAGTACTCATGGTTCACCGTCCACGGTCAGTTTTGCGCTCTCGATCCCATCCACCGACACGTCGAAGTCCGCCTCGCCGTCGATCTCGTAGGTCAGCGCCGCCGCCTCGCCGCTGGAAACGGTCGGCGACCACTTGAGGAACCACTCGCCGTCCATCTCGACGACGCGGGCGTCGTCGCCCTCGGCTTTCACGTCCGCCGGCTCGAGGGTCACGATGTCGGTGATCTCCGGTTCGGCGTTCGTCGAGTCGTTGTTCTCGACGACCAACCGAACCGTCCCGTCTTCGACCTCGCGTTCGACCAGGACGTTGTTCATGATCCGGGCCAGCGAGTCGTCGATGTCCAGTGCCTTGCGGCCGGTCACCGACGACAGTTTACTCGCCATTTCGGGCAGGATCGTGCCGAGTTTGTCCTGTTTCTCCCGGCGCTGGCGCATCGACCGGCGCTTGTTCAGGAAGGACTTGAGTTCGCGGGCAGCTTCCCGAATGGCGAGTTCGATTTCGTCTTCGATCTCGGGAACGTTCGCGATCGCGTCCTTCGATTCGCTGGTAAATGGCACGTTCGTCGAGGCGACGTGGACCATTACTACTGCCGGGCCGTTGGGCAGGCCCGACCCGCCTGGCTGGTCGAGGCCGTAGTTGCGCCAGTTGATCGTCTTGACGACGTCTGTCGTCGCACACGCGCCGCGCTGGTAGACCAGCGGGACGCGATTGGCAAAGCGCATCACGTCGACTGGGCCACCTTCGTCCAGAGCGCCGCCGTAGGCGATTCCGGCCTCGACGATGAACGGATCGCCGCCGTGGACCGAGGCGTCTCGAGTCGCCGCCGCGTAGAAGTCGGCGTCGAACTCTTTGCGCAACCCCTCCTCGACCAGGCGCTCGGTGATCGGCGCGAGACAGTCTGTCGGCGGCGAGATGATGTCCGTTTCCCGCATCGCCTCGAGCAACTCCGAGGCGGCGTCCCGGTCGTCGGCGACCGTGGAAACGTTCGGCGGATCGTCGGGAACGGTCACCATCGCGTTCCAGATTTCCTCGAGGACGTTCTCGCGGGCCGTTTCGCCGATCGTCGCGTCGTCGTATTCCTCGGTATTCTCGGCGGCCCGCTGGACGTAGTCCGCGAGTTCGCTCCGAGTACAGCAATGTCGTTCGTCTTCGCTGTCCAGGAACTTCGCGGCGATCCGGTCAGCCAGCCCTGAGAGCGTCGCATCATCTTTCCGGGAGCTGGTCGCGTCGTCGACCAACCCGTAGAGATCCGAAGCGAGCGTCTCGCGGGGATCGCCGTCGTCGGTGTTGCCCGTGATCTCGGCCCAGGCTGCGGCCGTTGCCTTCTCTCGGACTGTCGCTCCGAAAGTCGTCCCGAAGCCTTCGGCCGCCTGCTCGCCAGCCTCGTCGACGATTTCCCGGAGTTCGTGATGGGCGATCCGGTCGCGTTCGGCGACGGCGTCGGCAACCTCGCGGGCGAAAGACTTCGTGGCGTCTTTGCCCTTGTTGGCGACCGCGGCCCGGACGGCCACTTCGACGTCACCTTCGTGGGCCTGTGGCGGTCGCCAGGCCATCCCGCGACCGAAGTGTCTATCACGAAAGTTGTTCAGGACCTTCTCGGCGGTCGTCGAGCCGACACGAGTGAGTTCCCCCTGGAGGAACCCCGAAATGGAGTACGAATCGGTTGCCTCGAGCATCTTCAGTAGCGTCCCGAGTTCGACGCCGTGGGGATGAGGTCTGATCTCCTCGGTTTCGGCCGGCAACTCCGCACCCTCGGCGCGCTCGAACTTTGCGGCCTCGTCCATCTTCGGATCGCTGAACTCGATGCGGGCGTGGGGATTGACGACCGCGGTGTGCTTGATGTAATCGTGGAGTTGCTGGCGAGCCCGGAGGTTTGCCTCCATCTCGATCTCGATGCGCGTCCCATGGGGGCGGTCCCACGTCGTCGTCTCGTCGACGCTAATCTCCGGCTCGTTGTCGTCGGTGTCGATGATCAACTCGAAATAGTGGGCCTCCTCGCTGCCCTTCGTCCGGGAGGTTATCTTTGCGGGCTTCCCGCTGGTCAATTGCGAGTACAGAACGGCCGCACTAATCCCGATCCCCTGTTGGCCGCGAGACTGCTGGCGCTTGTGGAACCGGCTGCCGTACAGCAGCTTCCCGAACACTTTCGGGAGTTGCTCTTTCGTGATGCCGGGGCCGTTGTCCTCGATGACGAGCCGATAATAGTCGCCGAGATCCTCGATCTCGACGTAGATGTCGGGGAAGATGTCGGCTTCCTCGCAGGCGTCGAGACTGTTGTCGACCCCCTCTTTGACGGCCGTGACCAGCCCTCGGGCACCCGAGTCGAACCCGAGCATGTGCTTGTTCTTCTCGAAGAACTCGGCGATGGAGATCTGGCGCTGGCTCTCGGCCAGCTCCTCGGCGATCCCCTCCTCACCGAGCGTCGACTGCCTTCCTGCCATCCTTAGAGTGAGCAACCGTCCCGCGGTTAAAGGCTTCCCGGTGGCGCCCAGACGGCGTTTCGCTACGGCACTGATAGAAAACCCGACCCGCTATCCGTCAGTCAACTCGAGCGTGACGCTCCGTGCCTGATACTCCTCTAAGAACGCACCCACCCCACCGACAGTCACGTCTCCGTCGTCAGTGTCGAGAACGAACGAGTGTTCGATGGGGAACTCGTTGTTGATCGGGTCGACGATGCCCTGCCGAGTGTCGACGACACGCCCCGTGATCGTCTCGGTCGATTCGTCACCGTCGTTAGGCAAGGCGTCGACGCGGGCGGTGACCTCGTCGCCGTTGCGCAGCCGTAACGTCGCTTCGAAGACGGCCTGTTCGAAGCTACTGTAAGTCCGGGGCAGCGGTGCCGGATCGACCACCTGAAGCTGGTCGGCCGACAGCCAGAAGTTCGCCATGAACGAGCCGTACAGCGTCGGAACGATCCGCTCTTGAACCAGTGAGATCGCCTGCTCGTCGCTGTTGGCGGTCGACATCATCTCCGAGGAGGAGATGATCCCCAGATCGCGATCGACGCTCAGTATCACCGGGATAGACTCGTTCCAGGACTGGACGACGCTGGCTATCGGGCGGTCGTACCCGGCGAATTCTTCGGCGTCGGGTTCGCCGTCAGTCACCAGCAACAACACGAGAACGCCCCGATCGACGGCGTCTTGCAAGGCCTCGGCCACGCGTTCGAGGTGTGAATAGGGGATCGACAGCGCAACTCGGTGGTCGGCTTCATCGATGAACTCGTTGATCCGCTTGAGAACAGTGACCCGGGACTTGATGACATCGAAGCGCTGCGGTCGACTCTCGGCCGCCGAGTAACGCCGCTGGAGCGCCGGCTCGATCTCCTCGAGGCGCTGGGAGAGGAGTTCGATGACTTCCTCTGGCGGCTTTGCCCTGATCTTCGTCGGAACCACGTGATCGTTGACTTCGACGAACCCCTGGTCTTCCAGTTCTTCACAGACGCTGTATACGTAGCGTTTGGAGACGCCCGTGGCATCGGCGATCGTACTTGCCTTCGCCTCGCCGCTCTCCAGGACAGCGAGGTATGTCCGGATCTCCGTATCCGAGAGGCCGAACCGCTTCAACTGGGGAGCCAGCGTCGAATCGTCGAAGTCACTCATCGGGCACTCCCCCGACAATCGCCTGTCGACGACAGCGACCCGACCCACCCTGAACCAGGAGGTTGATTACAGACAGACCCATACTACGGGCACTGCCAATATTCCCGTGCTCGCGAGGTAACATACGTATCGCTAGTCGCCCCTGACTGATAAATTGTTTGAATTATTTCTTCACAATGTGCGGTCACGCGCGCGCGTGACCTTTAAGTTACCCCGGGGATAACCCAGAGACAGTGTTTTATGAGCGACGATAACGAGTACGGCGCCGGCCAAATCCAGGTGCTGGAAGGCTTACAGGCCGTCAGAAAGCGGCCAGCGATGTACATTGGTTCTACTGATTCCAGAGGACTGCATCACCTCGTCTACGAGGTCGTCGACAACGCCATCGACGAGGCGCTCGCGGGCCACTGCGAGGCCATCGAGGTGGCGATCAACGACGACGGATCGGTCTCGGTGACCGACGACGGCCGGGGGATCCCAGTCGATACCCACGAGGAGTACGACGCCCCCGCGGTCGAGGTCATCATGACCGTCTTACACGCCGGCGGGAAGTTCGACAACAAGTCCTACCAGGTTTCCGGTGGACTGCACGGGGTCGGCGTTTCCGTCGTCAACGCACTCTCGGGGTCCCTGGAAGTCGAAGTCCGGCGGGACGGCGCCGTCTGGCGCCAGGCATTCGATCACGGCGAACCGGACGGAACGCTCGAACGAGTACGCGATCTCTCCCCGGAGGAGGGGACGGGGACGACTATCCGCTTTTGGCCCGACAAAGAGATCTTCGAGACCACTGATTTCCAGTTCTCGACGCTCGAAAACCGGCTGCGTGAACTGGCCTTTCTCAACTCTGGCGTCGAGATCACCTTAGCTGACGAACGTGACGGGAACGAAGAGACCTTCCAGTACGAGGGTGGGATCAAGGAGTTCGTCGAGTACCTCAACGAGACCAAAGACGCCCTCCACGAGGGGGTGGTCTACTTCACCGATGAGGCCGACGGCATCAAACTCGAGGTCGCCCTGCAGGCGACCGCCGAACTCCAGGGTTCAATCCACGCCTTCGCCAACAACATCAACACCCGAGAGGGGGGAACGCACCTCACGGGATTCAAGACAGCGCTGACGCGCGTCGTCAACGACTACGCCACGGACAACGATCTGCTGGGCGACCTCGACGAGACGCTCAAAGGTGATGACATCCGCGAGGGACTGACGGCCGTTATATCCGTGAAACACCCAGACCCGCAATTCGAGGGCCAGACTAAGACGAAACTGGGCAACAGCGAAGTACGGGGCGTCGTCGAGAGCACGATGCACGAGAACCTCGGGACGTACTTCGAGGAGAATCCGGACGTTGCCCAGGCGATCGTCAGGAAGGCCGTCGAGGCCGCCAAGGCTCGCAAAGCCGCCAAAAAAGCCGAAGAACTCACCCGCCGAAAGAGCGCCCTGGAGTCGACGGCACTGCCCGGGAAGCTCTCGGACTGTCAAACGCGGGATCCCGACGAGGCCGAGCTGTTCATCGCGGAAGGTGACAGCGCG harbors:
- a CDS encoding DNA topoisomerase VI subunit B: MAGRQSTLGEEGIAEELAESQRQISIAEFFEKNKHMLGFDSGARGLVTAVKEGVDNSLDACEEADIFPDIYVEIEDLGDYYRLVIEDNGPGITKEQLPKVFGKLLYGSRFHKRQQSRGQQGIGISAAVLYSQLTSGKPAKITSRTKGSEEAHYFELIIDTDDNEPEISVDETTTWDRPHGTRIEIEMEANLRARQQLHDYIKHTAVVNPHARIEFSDPKMDEAAKFERAEGAELPAETEEIRPHPHGVELGTLLKMLEATDSYSISGFLQGELTRVGSTTAEKVLNNFRDRHFGRGMAWRPPQAHEGDVEVAVRAAVANKGKDATKSFAREVADAVAERDRIAHHELREIVDEAGEQAAEGFGTTFGATVREKATAAAWAEITGNTDDGDPRETLASDLYGLVDDATSSRKDDATLSGLADRIAAKFLDSEDERHCCTRSELADYVQRAAENTEEYDDATIGETARENVLEEIWNAMVTVPDDPPNVSTVADDRDAASELLEAMRETDIISPPTDCLAPITERLVEEGLRKEFDADFYAAATRDASVHGGDPFIVEAGIAYGGALDEGGPVDVMRFANRVPLVYQRGACATTDVVKTINWRNYGLDQPGGSGLPNGPAVVMVHVASTNVPFTSESKDAIANVPEIEDEIELAIREAARELKSFLNKRRSMRQRREKQDKLGTILPEMASKLSSVTGRKALDIDDSLARIMNNVLVEREVEDGTVRLVVENNDSTNAEPEITDIVTLEPADVKAEGDDARVVEMDGEWFLKWSPTVSSGEAAALTYEIDGEADFDVSVDGIESAKLTVDGEP
- a CDS encoding TrmB family transcriptional regulator, whose translation is MSDFDDSTLAPQLKRFGLSDTEIRTYLAVLESGEAKASTIADATGVSKRYVYSVCEELEDQGFVEVNDHVVPTKIRAKPPEEVIELLSQRLEEIEPALQRRYSAAESRPQRFDVIKSRVTVLKRINEFIDEADHRVALSIPYSHLERVAEALQDAVDRGVLVLLLVTDGEPDAEEFAGYDRPIASVVQSWNESIPVILSVDRDLGIISSSEMMSTANSDEQAISLVQERIVPTLYGSFMANFWLSADQLQVVDPAPLPRTYSSFEQAVFEATLRLRNGDEVTARVDALPNDGDESTETITGRVVDTRQGIVDPINNEFPIEHSFVLDTDDGDVTVGGVGAFLEEYQARSVTLELTDG
- the gyrB gene encoding DNA topoisomerase (ATP-hydrolyzing) subunit B, with the translated sequence MSDDNEYGAGQIQVLEGLQAVRKRPAMYIGSTDSRGLHHLVYEVVDNAIDEALAGHCEAIEVAINDDGSVSVTDDGRGIPVDTHEEYDAPAVEVIMTVLHAGGKFDNKSYQVSGGLHGVGVSVVNALSGSLEVEVRRDGAVWRQAFDHGEPDGTLERVRDLSPEEGTGTTIRFWPDKEIFETTDFQFSTLENRLRELAFLNSGVEITLADERDGNEETFQYEGGIKEFVEYLNETKDALHEGVVYFTDEADGIKLEVALQATAELQGSIHAFANNINTREGGTHLTGFKTALTRVVNDYATDNDLLGDLDETLKGDDIREGLTAVISVKHPDPQFEGQTKTKLGNSEVRGVVESTMHENLGTYFEENPDVAQAIVRKAVEAAKARKAAKKAEELTRRKSALESTALPGKLSDCQTRDPDEAELFIAEGDSAGGSAKQARNPENQAVLPIKGKILNVEKHRLDRILENDEIRAMITAIGTGIGEEFDIEETRYKKIVMMTDADVDGAHIRTLLLTFFYRHMRELLEAGYVYAARPPLYRIRYRGETYDAMTDAERDEIVAEKCDGNPTQVQRFKGLGEMNPQQLWETTMNPENRFLKQITIEDAAAADKMFSVLMGDAVEPRKQFIKEHSPEAEWVDI